One part of the Quercus lobata isolate SW786 chromosome 7, ValleyOak3.0 Primary Assembly, whole genome shotgun sequence genome encodes these proteins:
- the LOC115951943 gene encoding uncharacterized protein LOC115951943, whose protein sequence is MHRIEGAKLPQRFNQPTFAIYNDRADPVEHVSQFNQRMAIHSQNEALMCKVFPSSLGQVAMRWFNSLKTNSIDSYRQLTQDFYSHFITNNRVPRPLNSLLSLSMHEGETLKAYSDRYWEMYNEMDESHDDVAISTFKSGLPTEHGLRKSLTGKLVTSVRQLMDRIDKYKRVEEDQLQGRGKEKIIPSKGNDYRSERYNSN, encoded by the coding sequence ATGCACAGGATAGAGGGGGCTAAATTGCCCCAGCGTTTCAATCAACCTacattcgccatctataacgaCCGAGCAGACCCCGTGGAGCAcgtgagccagtttaaccagAGAATGGCTATCCATTCCCAGAATGAGGCTctgatgtgcaaagtttttCCGTCTAGCCTGGGACAAGtcgcgatgagatggttcaacagtTTGAAGACGAACTCCATAGATTCCTATAGGCAGCTCACTCAGGATTTTTACTCCCACTTTATTACAAACAACAGAGTCCCACGACCCCTAAATTCGTTATTATCTCTGTCTATGCATGAGGGGGAAACCTTAAAGGCGTATTCGgacagatattgggagatgtataacgaGATGGACGAAAGCCATGATGACGTCGCCATCAGCACGTTCAAAAGtggtctccccaccgagcatggcttaaggaaatctctaACTGGTAAACTCGTCACCAGCGTTCGCCAACTGATGGACAGgattgacaaatacaaaagggtggaagagGACCAGCTACAAGGGAgaggaaaggagaagatcatccCCTCCAAAGGAAATGATTACAGGTCGGAACGATATAACAGTAACTAG
- the LOC115953826 gene encoding protein BREAST CANCER SUSCEPTIBILITY 2 homolog B isoform X1, protein MSTWQIFSDAGNDFRWEPSDRDLQIKPDDDSPNGRSTRLPSMSDLALQGCAKLLENRSEGFGSSPMFRTGSGKSVAVKQSSLAKALSVLGDDAETNSGRVLARDNGCGSANSLFQTGSGKMVNISSDGLVRAKTLLGLEEDNDNCVFQGLQHSVKPCNTNGSFGWKSSSDMEMREGVNNCEIKNFTSVTGSSLVSKIGLEATRLLTNQENPNLMQPEMYNSALKPPPIKFHTAGGRSISVSSDALKRARSLLGDPELGTFLNEGDGNDSVFSFSKETRFNGASSNDGNDPCTPFSYKEMAESKNMSKVFVSPLRSSSNQVRSSVKSKHIVSGNNLIEEFDAVQQENASGLNINASSLQKPLSNSHVDPNTVAKSSLSNGISSRINAPRKSPARPLVDISNTIVTTCKNTGQMNSVKRILGRSSVSPFKRPRSKFSTPLNKDVPFISNGLSTLASDHSCCKRRISERYPFQMSRMYVKEYFKVPLSDQNMLDLLSDQVRWMKSIDAEKYMFHDVSGLNGIGPEAFLHMLAQSGASLQYASKEWVINHYKWIVWKLACYERCYPEIAAGKFLTVSNVLEELKYRYEREVNHGHCSAIKRILEGGASPSSMMVLCVSAICSNSDLKNETCSMAVIGAENSNVTKVELTDGWYAMDAVLDVPLSKQLAAGKLFVGQKLRIWGAGLCGWLAPVSPLEVSRTVSLLLHMNGTYRAHWADRLGFCKGVGSPLAFRCIKSNGGLVPQTIVGVTRIYPVLYKERLSNGGSIVRSERMECRMVQVYDQRRSTVVEGIVSEFQRGIKGSHIYNDSDSDEGANILKILETAAEPEVLMAGMSPQQLTSFTTYKAKLEATRQSDMEKSIEKALEDSGLGEREVTPFMRVRVVGLNNKISDRKDSPKEGLITIWNPTEKQQYELVEGQAYAVSGLAPINSDAHTLYLQARGSTAKWKPLSSQETEHYKPFHSPRKAVLLSNLGEVPLSSEFDIAVVIVYVGEVFKAPHQKKQWVFVTDSSISESQSEELSNSLLAIRFCSPFIDDDSFAPVNSNLAGSTVGFCNLIKRAKDQMNHLWVAESTENSIYSLNFDSPHCSHLKNAAASAQRWAKLSSLTIDKLREKVLLIIGDCKG, encoded by the exons ATGTCGACCTGGCAGATATTCTCCGACGCCGGCAACGATTTCCGGTGGGAACCCTCCGATCGAGACCTCCAAATCAAACCCGACGATGATTCACCAAATGGCAGAAGCACTCGTCTCCCTTCGATGTCCGATCTCGCTCTCCAAg GATGTGCGAAACTTCTGGAGAATCGCAGCGAAGGATTTGGGAGTTCTCCGATGTTCCGAACCGGGTCGGGGAAATCGGTTGCGGTGAAACAGTCTTCGTTAGCGAAGGCCTTATCGGTTCTTGGCGACGATGCGGAGACCAATTCAG GTCGGGTGCTAGCTAGAGATAATGGATGTGGTTCTGCAAATTCTCTCTTCCAGACAGGCTCAGGGAAAATGGTCAATATATCTTCAGACGGCCTTGTTAGAGCCAAGACATTGTTGGGATTGGAAGAAGATAATGATAATTGTGTTTTTCAAGGCCTTCAACATTCAGTGAAGCCGTGTAACACCAATGGATCATTTGGATGGAAAAGTTCATCTGATATGGAAATGAGAGAGGGTGTGAACAATTGTGAGATTAAGAATTTCACATCAGTTACAGGGTCTTCGTTAGTTTCTAAGATTGGTTTAGAAGCAACTAGGTTGTTGACAAATCAGGAAAATCCAAATCTTATGCAACCCGAAATGTATAATTCAGCTCTCAAACCACCTCCAATCAAGTTCCATACTGCAGGTGGAAGATCTATTTCTGTCTCTAGTGATGCACTAAAACGTGCAAGGAGTCTTCTTGGTGACCCAGAATTGGGAACTTTCTTGAATGAAGGGGATGGAAATGATtcagttttttcattttcaaaggAGACAAGATTCAATGGTGCTTCTTCAAATGACGGAAATGATCCTTGCACTCCCTTTTCTTATAAGGAAATGGCAGAGAGTAAAAATATGTCGAAAGTTTTTGTGTCCCCGTTGCGATCATCTTCAAATCAAGTGCGGTCGTCCGTCAAGTCAAAACATATTGTTTCTGGGAATAACTTGATCGAAGAATTTGATGCTGTTCAACAGGAAAATGCTAGTGGGTTAAATATTAATGCGTCTTCTCTACAGAAGCCCCTAAGCAACAGCCATGTTGATCCTAATACAGTGGCAAAAAGTTCTTTATCAAATGGTATCAGTTCAAGGATTAATGCACCTCGAAAGTCACCAGCCAGGCCCTTGGTTGATATTTCAAATACTATTGTCACAACTTGCAAAAATACTGGACAAATGAATAGCGTAAAGAGAATACTAGGAAGGAGTTCTGTTTCTCCATTCAAAAGGCCTCGTTCCAAATTCTCCACCCCTTTGAATAAGGATGTTCCATTTATTTCCAATG GATTATCTACTTTAGCATCTGATCATTCATGTTGCAAAAGAAGGATTTCTGAACGATACCCGTTTCAGATGTCGAGAATGTATGTCAAGGAATATTTTAAAGTGCCTCTGTCAGATCAGAATATG TTGGATCTTTTGTCAGACCAGGTTCGATGGATGAAATCAATTGATGCAGAAAAGTACATGTTTCATGATGTATCTGGCTTAAATGGCATTGGACCAGAAGCTTTTCTCCACATGCTGGCTCAGTCTGGAGCATCCTTGCAATATGCTTCAAAAGA ATGGGTCATCAATCACTACAAGTGGATTGTTTGGAAACTGGCATGTTATGAGAGATGCTATCCAGAAATAGCTGCTGGAAAATTCTTGACAGTGTCCAACGTGCTCGAGGAATTGAAGTATAG ATATGAAAGAGAAGTCAATCATGGTCACTGTTCTGCAATCAAGAGAATTCTGGAAGGGGGTGCATCACCTTCTTCAATGATGGTTCTATGCGTTTCAGCTATTTGCTCAAATTCTGACCTAAAGAATGAGACTTGTTCCATGGCAGTAATTGGGGCTGAAAATAGTAATGTGACAAAGGTTGAACTAACTGATGGGTG GTATGCAATGGATGCTGTACTGGATGTACCACTGTCAAAGCAGCTTGCTGCCGGAAAACTGTTTGTGGGGCAGAAACTTCGG ATCTGGGGAGCAGGATTATGTGGCTGGCTTGCGCCTGTTTCACCCCTTGAG GTGTCGAGGACAGTTAGTCTGCTATTGCACATGAATGGCACATATAGAGCTCATTGGGCTGATCGGCTGGGATTCT GTAAAGGTGTTGGTTCTCCTTTAGCATTTAGGTGCATTAAGAGTAACGGTGGTCTAGTCCCTCAGACTATAGTTGGAGTCACACGAATATACCCTGTCCTCTACAAGGAGAG GTTAAGTAATGGCGGGTCTATTGTCAGATCGGAGAGGATGGAGTGTAGAATGGTGCAAGTATATGATCAGAG GCGATCTACTGTTGTAGAAGGCATTGTTTCCGAGTTTCAAAGAGGCATAAAAggttcacatatttataatgaCTCTGACAGCGATGAAGGAGCAAATATTTTAAAGATACTTGAGACAGCTGCAGAACCTGAAGTTTTAATGGCAGGGATGAGTCCACAGCAATTAACTTCTTTCACCACTTATAAAGCAAAACTAGAG GCAACCAGGCAGTCAGACATGGAGAAATCAATTGAGAAAGCTTTGGAAGATTCTGGTTTAGGAGAGAGAGAAGTCACCCCATTTATGAGGGTGAGAGTAGTtggattaaataataaaatttctgacAGAAAGGACAGCCCTAAAGAAGGGTTGATAACAATCTGGAACCCAACAGAGAAGCAG CAATATGAACTGGTTGAGGGACAGGCTTATGCTGTTTCAGGGCTTGCACCAATTAATTCTGATGCACATACCCTATACTTGCAAGCAAGAGGATCCACTGCCAAATGGAAGCCTTTATCTTCCCAAGAAACTGAACACTATAA GCCATTTCACAGTCCTCGGAAAGCAGTCTTATTGTCAAATTTGGGAGAAGTTCCTCTTTCCAG TGAATTTGATATTGCTGTGGTCATTGTGTATGTGGGAGAGGTTTTTAAAGCTCCCCATCAAAAGAAACAGTGGGTGTTTGTGACAGATAGCTCCATTTCTGAGTCGCAGTCAGAAGAATTATCCAATTCTTTACTTGCCATCAGATTCTGCTCACCATTCATTGATGATGATTCATTCGCCCCAGTCAACTCTAATCTTGCAGGATCCACA GTTGGATTCTGTAATCTTATCAAGAGAGCAAAGGACCAAATGAATCATCTCTGGGTAGCAGAATCTACGGAAAATTCAATATACTCTCTGAATTTTGATTCTCCCCATTGTTCTCACCTCAAAAATGCAGCTGCCTCTGCTCAAAGATGGGCAAAACTCTCTAGCTTG ACTATTGATAAGCTTAGGGAGAaggttttattaattattggtGATTGCAAAGGCTAG
- the LOC115953826 gene encoding protein BREAST CANCER SUSCEPTIBILITY 2 homolog B isoform X2, translated as MSTWQIFSDAGNDFRWEPSDRDLQIKPDDDSPNGRSTRLPSMSDLALQGCAKLLENRSEGFGSSPMFRTGSGKSVAVKQSSLAKALSVLGDDAETNSGRVLARDNGCGSANSLFQTGSGKMVNISSDGLVRAKTLLGLEEDNDNCVFQGLQHSVKPCNTNGSFGWKSSSDMEMREGVNNCEIKNFTSVTGSSLVSKIGLEATRLLTNQENPNLMQPEMYNSALKPPPIKFHTAGGRSISVSSDALKRARSLLGDPELGTFLNEGDGNDSVFSFSKETRFNGASSNDGNDPCTPFSYKEMAESKNMSKVFVSPLRSSSNQVRSSVKSKHIVSGNNLIEEFDAVQQENASGLNINASSLQKPLSNSHVDPNTVAKSSLSNGISSRINAPRKSPARPLVDISNTIVTTCKNTGQMNSVKRILGRSSVSPFKRPRSKFSTPLNKDVPFISNGLSTLASDHSCCKRRISERYPFQMSRMYVKEYFKVPLSDQNMLDLLSDQVRWMKSIDAEKYMFHDVSGLNGIGPEAFLHMLAQSGASLQYASKEWVINHYKWIVWKLACYERCYPEIAAGKFLTVSNVLEELKYRYEREVNHGHCSAIKRILEGGASPSSMMVLCVSAICSNSDLKNETCSMAVIGAENSNVTKVELTDGWYAMDAVLDVPLSKQLAAGKLFVGQKLRIWGAGLCGWLAPVSPLEVSRTVSLLLHMNGTYRAHWADRLGFCKGVGSPLAFRCIKSNGGLVPQTIVGVTRIYPVLYKERLSNGGSIVRSERMECRMVQVYDQRRSTVVEGIVSEFQRGIKGSHIYNDSDSDEGANILKILETAAEPEVLMAGMSPQQLTSFTTYKAKLEATRQSDMEKSIEKALEDSGLGEREVTPFMRVRVVGLNNKISDRKDSPKEGLITIWNPTEKQQYELVEGQAYAVSGLAPINSDAHTLYLQARGSTAKWKPLSSQETEHYNPRKAVLLSNLGEVPLSSEFDIAVVIVYVGEVFKAPHQKKQWVFVTDSSISESQSEELSNSLLAIRFCSPFIDDDSFAPVNSNLAGSTVGFCNLIKRAKDQMNHLWVAESTENSIYSLNFDSPHCSHLKNAAASAQRWAKLSSLTIDKLREKVLLIIGDCKG; from the exons ATGTCGACCTGGCAGATATTCTCCGACGCCGGCAACGATTTCCGGTGGGAACCCTCCGATCGAGACCTCCAAATCAAACCCGACGATGATTCACCAAATGGCAGAAGCACTCGTCTCCCTTCGATGTCCGATCTCGCTCTCCAAg GATGTGCGAAACTTCTGGAGAATCGCAGCGAAGGATTTGGGAGTTCTCCGATGTTCCGAACCGGGTCGGGGAAATCGGTTGCGGTGAAACAGTCTTCGTTAGCGAAGGCCTTATCGGTTCTTGGCGACGATGCGGAGACCAATTCAG GTCGGGTGCTAGCTAGAGATAATGGATGTGGTTCTGCAAATTCTCTCTTCCAGACAGGCTCAGGGAAAATGGTCAATATATCTTCAGACGGCCTTGTTAGAGCCAAGACATTGTTGGGATTGGAAGAAGATAATGATAATTGTGTTTTTCAAGGCCTTCAACATTCAGTGAAGCCGTGTAACACCAATGGATCATTTGGATGGAAAAGTTCATCTGATATGGAAATGAGAGAGGGTGTGAACAATTGTGAGATTAAGAATTTCACATCAGTTACAGGGTCTTCGTTAGTTTCTAAGATTGGTTTAGAAGCAACTAGGTTGTTGACAAATCAGGAAAATCCAAATCTTATGCAACCCGAAATGTATAATTCAGCTCTCAAACCACCTCCAATCAAGTTCCATACTGCAGGTGGAAGATCTATTTCTGTCTCTAGTGATGCACTAAAACGTGCAAGGAGTCTTCTTGGTGACCCAGAATTGGGAACTTTCTTGAATGAAGGGGATGGAAATGATtcagttttttcattttcaaaggAGACAAGATTCAATGGTGCTTCTTCAAATGACGGAAATGATCCTTGCACTCCCTTTTCTTATAAGGAAATGGCAGAGAGTAAAAATATGTCGAAAGTTTTTGTGTCCCCGTTGCGATCATCTTCAAATCAAGTGCGGTCGTCCGTCAAGTCAAAACATATTGTTTCTGGGAATAACTTGATCGAAGAATTTGATGCTGTTCAACAGGAAAATGCTAGTGGGTTAAATATTAATGCGTCTTCTCTACAGAAGCCCCTAAGCAACAGCCATGTTGATCCTAATACAGTGGCAAAAAGTTCTTTATCAAATGGTATCAGTTCAAGGATTAATGCACCTCGAAAGTCACCAGCCAGGCCCTTGGTTGATATTTCAAATACTATTGTCACAACTTGCAAAAATACTGGACAAATGAATAGCGTAAAGAGAATACTAGGAAGGAGTTCTGTTTCTCCATTCAAAAGGCCTCGTTCCAAATTCTCCACCCCTTTGAATAAGGATGTTCCATTTATTTCCAATG GATTATCTACTTTAGCATCTGATCATTCATGTTGCAAAAGAAGGATTTCTGAACGATACCCGTTTCAGATGTCGAGAATGTATGTCAAGGAATATTTTAAAGTGCCTCTGTCAGATCAGAATATG TTGGATCTTTTGTCAGACCAGGTTCGATGGATGAAATCAATTGATGCAGAAAAGTACATGTTTCATGATGTATCTGGCTTAAATGGCATTGGACCAGAAGCTTTTCTCCACATGCTGGCTCAGTCTGGAGCATCCTTGCAATATGCTTCAAAAGA ATGGGTCATCAATCACTACAAGTGGATTGTTTGGAAACTGGCATGTTATGAGAGATGCTATCCAGAAATAGCTGCTGGAAAATTCTTGACAGTGTCCAACGTGCTCGAGGAATTGAAGTATAG ATATGAAAGAGAAGTCAATCATGGTCACTGTTCTGCAATCAAGAGAATTCTGGAAGGGGGTGCATCACCTTCTTCAATGATGGTTCTATGCGTTTCAGCTATTTGCTCAAATTCTGACCTAAAGAATGAGACTTGTTCCATGGCAGTAATTGGGGCTGAAAATAGTAATGTGACAAAGGTTGAACTAACTGATGGGTG GTATGCAATGGATGCTGTACTGGATGTACCACTGTCAAAGCAGCTTGCTGCCGGAAAACTGTTTGTGGGGCAGAAACTTCGG ATCTGGGGAGCAGGATTATGTGGCTGGCTTGCGCCTGTTTCACCCCTTGAG GTGTCGAGGACAGTTAGTCTGCTATTGCACATGAATGGCACATATAGAGCTCATTGGGCTGATCGGCTGGGATTCT GTAAAGGTGTTGGTTCTCCTTTAGCATTTAGGTGCATTAAGAGTAACGGTGGTCTAGTCCCTCAGACTATAGTTGGAGTCACACGAATATACCCTGTCCTCTACAAGGAGAG GTTAAGTAATGGCGGGTCTATTGTCAGATCGGAGAGGATGGAGTGTAGAATGGTGCAAGTATATGATCAGAG GCGATCTACTGTTGTAGAAGGCATTGTTTCCGAGTTTCAAAGAGGCATAAAAggttcacatatttataatgaCTCTGACAGCGATGAAGGAGCAAATATTTTAAAGATACTTGAGACAGCTGCAGAACCTGAAGTTTTAATGGCAGGGATGAGTCCACAGCAATTAACTTCTTTCACCACTTATAAAGCAAAACTAGAG GCAACCAGGCAGTCAGACATGGAGAAATCAATTGAGAAAGCTTTGGAAGATTCTGGTTTAGGAGAGAGAGAAGTCACCCCATTTATGAGGGTGAGAGTAGTtggattaaataataaaatttctgacAGAAAGGACAGCCCTAAAGAAGGGTTGATAACAATCTGGAACCCAACAGAGAAGCAG CAATATGAACTGGTTGAGGGACAGGCTTATGCTGTTTCAGGGCTTGCACCAATTAATTCTGATGCACATACCCTATACTTGCAAGCAAGAGGATCCACTGCCAAATGGAAGCCTTTATCTTCCCAAGAAACTGAACACTATAA TCCTCGGAAAGCAGTCTTATTGTCAAATTTGGGAGAAGTTCCTCTTTCCAG TGAATTTGATATTGCTGTGGTCATTGTGTATGTGGGAGAGGTTTTTAAAGCTCCCCATCAAAAGAAACAGTGGGTGTTTGTGACAGATAGCTCCATTTCTGAGTCGCAGTCAGAAGAATTATCCAATTCTTTACTTGCCATCAGATTCTGCTCACCATTCATTGATGATGATTCATTCGCCCCAGTCAACTCTAATCTTGCAGGATCCACA GTTGGATTCTGTAATCTTATCAAGAGAGCAAAGGACCAAATGAATCATCTCTGGGTAGCAGAATCTACGGAAAATTCAATATACTCTCTGAATTTTGATTCTCCCCATTGTTCTCACCTCAAAAATGCAGCTGCCTCTGCTCAAAGATGGGCAAAACTCTCTAGCTTG ACTATTGATAAGCTTAGGGAGAaggttttattaattattggtGATTGCAAAGGCTAG
- the LOC115951944 gene encoding uncharacterized protein LOC115951944 has translation MSMLEGETLKAYSDRYWVMFNEIDGDYDDVAISTFKAGLLAEHDLRKSLIGKLVTSVCQFIDRIDKYRRVEEDQIQGKGKAKTGSANTQVVNVVFREPVQQVLEKIKNEQFFKWPNKMAGDLMRRNQNLYCQYHQDHGHTTEDCRNLWDHLDQLVREGKLKQLLYHSSGRGSQTGSEFRGDAFSRLPLGTINVIFAAPGRTGSCPSRVRSVSRYLVEESSSMPKKVKMGIPLVLGFSNEEKLGIIQPHDDALVVTLRIGGCDVKKVMIDQGSGAEIMYLDLYKGLNLKPKNLTAYSSPLVSFEGKMVVPKGQIKLPVQTGPDVVEVDFIVVDTFSPYTAIIGRPWLHTLGAVSSTLHQKMKYPSGGQVLEIVGNQSTARQCLVAAIQHRPEVESRPPLIMAYSNQKLRHCPSMD, from the exons ATGTCAATGCTGGAGGGGGAAACTCTGAAGGCCTACTCAGATAGATACTGGGtgatgtttaatgaaatagacGGAGACTATGACGATGTGGCCATTAGTACTTTCAAGGCTGGCCTCCTAGCCGAGCATGACCTAAGGAAGTCTCTGATTGGTAAGCTTGTTACCAGTGTGTGCCAATTTATAGATCGGATTGATAAGTACAGAAGGGTAGAGGAAGACCAAAtacaggggaaaggaaaggctaag ACAGGATCTGCCAACACCCAGGTGGTTAATGTCGTGTTCCGAGAACCAGTACAACAAGTTCTGGAGAAGATTAAAAACGAGCAGTTCTTTAAATGGCCGAACAAAATGGCAGGAGATCTTATGAGGCGCAACCAAAACCTTTACTGCCAATATCATCAAGATCATGGACACACTACCGAGGATTGCAGAAACTTGTGGGACCATCTGGACCAACTAGTCCGGGAAGGGAAATTGAAGCAACTCTTGTATCATTCTAGTGGTCGGGGAAGCCAAACGGGTTCGGAGTTTCGGGGAGATGCTTTTTCAAGACTCCCTcttggcacaataaatgtcatttttGCTGCCCCGGGGAGGACCGGATCTTGTCCTTCCAGAGTAAGGTCAGTATCTCGTTACCTAGTTGAGGAATCCAGCTCAATGCCTAAGAAAGTCAAGATGGGCATCCCACTAGTGTTAGGTTTTTCAAATGAGGAAAAACTTGGAATcatacagccccatgatgatgctttaGTGGTTACACTTAGAATTGGAGGGTGTGATGTGAAAAAGGTGATGATTGACCAAGGCAGCGGAGCTGAGATAATGTACCTTGACTTATATAAGGGGCTaaatttgaaacctaaaaacttGACAGCTTACAGTTCTCCTCTGGTGAGTTTTGAAGGTAAAATGGTCGTTCCGAAAGGTCAGATCAAATTACCTGTGCAGACCGGCCCGGATGTGGTGGAAGTGGACTTTATTGTTGTAGATACTTTCTCTCCTTACACGGCTATTAtaggcagaccttggcttcatacccTAGGGGCCGTCTCCTCTACTCTTCACCAGAAGatgaagtacccatccggaggTCAAGTTTTGGAGATAGTAGGAAATCAGTCTACAGCCAGACAATGCCTGGTAGCAGCCATCCAACATCGACCTGAGGTTGAATCTCGGCCACCGTTGATAATGGCTTATAGCAATCAGAAACTCCGGCATTGCCCATCAATGGACTAG